The following proteins are encoded in a genomic region of Oncorhynchus keta strain PuntledgeMale-10-30-2019 chromosome 35, Oket_V2, whole genome shotgun sequence:
- the si:dkey-19b23.8 gene encoding uncharacterized protein si:dkey-19b23.8, with the protein MSLNTFHLMETLKNSPSVLRRRFRRDRTESLSHGDPLFKVHYLGTEKIFSLDLQQAQDAIARLLDGASNGKKLSKDHALVVRPRYVEVKELSTGRQLTKTYLQDIAYCAADTTRPNVFLYICKHHGQQLHCRVFWCSRAERARDMTACLAHSFQRALNDWQGDGDVGLGGSTDTLTPEKDGVKEGEDMPSTTTNTKSSIQPDSCGRVRWKKRSSLSRSPLRAMTRKGSASDIWH; encoded by the exons ATGTCTCTCAACACCTTCCACCTGATGGAGACCCTCAAGAACTCCCCGTCTGTTTTACGCCGCCGCTTCCGCCGTGACCGCACCGAGTCCCTCTCCCACGGCGACCCACTCTTCAAGGTCCACTACCTGGGCACTGAGAAAATCTTCTCCCTGGATCTACAGCAGGCCCAGGACGCCATAGCCCGGCTGCTCGACGGGGCCTCCAACGGAAAGAAACTGAGCAAAGACCATGCGTTGGTGGTTCGTCCACGCTACGTCGAAGTCAAAGAGCTCAGCACTGGACGCCAGCTCACGAAGACGTACCTCCAGGACATCGCCTACTGCGCGGCCGACACCACCAGACCCAACGTGTTTCTGTACATCTGTAAGCATCACGGGCAACAGCTGCACTGCCGGGTGTTCTGGTGCAGCCGGGCAGAGCGGGCACGGGACATGACGGCCTGCCTGGCACACTCTTTCCAGAGGGCACTGAATGACTGGCAGGGGGACGGGGATGTTGGGTTAGGGGGAAGTACTGACACGCTGACCCCAGAAAAGGAcggggtgaaggagggagaggatatGCCCAGCACCACTACTAACACCAAAAGCTCCATACAACCAGACAGCTGTGGAAGAG TCCGTTGGAAGAAGAGGAGCTCCCTGTCTCGTAGTCCACTGAGAGCCATGACCAGGAAGGGCTCTGCCTCTGACATCTGGCACTGA